From a single Apium graveolens cultivar Ventura chromosome 2, ASM990537v1, whole genome shotgun sequence genomic region:
- the LOC141701419 gene encoding E3 ubiquitin ligase PQT3-like — protein MEVFKVFYKFKSAKDYDSLAIDWHYTTVSDVKQAVLQKKCSGKRNKAYYDRLMLFNADTGEEYLDGDTLIEKNTSLVIHRAPRFSCLPIVVNPPVQLEESESEEEEDVRPKDSIYDGPSVSFCPTESEWIEFWNDLSPSTVLLPAKSARSKKAKKESKSKDLTDTPVLDSQQCVNSTDGYGASRDFRGGGMGGRSGRRGFGQGGLLDRIKPPPGYICHRCKVSGHFIQHCPTNGDPTYDIKRTMTSSDGSYALPGGSVAVLKPNEATSQKSIQGMPSTHSVSKIPAELYCPLCRAVMKDAVLASKCCFKSFCDECIRDYIISKSLCICGAVNVLPANLLPNKTLRDTIVRYLKSTNSNEANDGSSFQPQDMESSLSPQAQISCSSQPSKGVLLSPKSEGKTKAEEITEPVEPVESDNVAHETLGIVAVGKGVEVSKAAHACSSAPSGGVLLSPESEGNTKAEEITEPLEPVEAENVAQETLGEVTVGKGIEASEAVRRCTREPGSQMCPLVSDEEMQQKPNSEQVEKKKKLADMQPRLQQDCGYMPVESSVSIPYWNGNHMQPRFDGFGRPYCGQMPFMGYGLEPTSISLWAAYYHNPFGAQVHTMAMPPQSDLTKFGTVSGGGGSPSVMSTGEFSARKTTTRQKRDHDKSRGSMKAYRDREFNRDMIRNEDVTSVESDYKSSLECSTHNSEHTRTTYKRKAKQDEIYSEEHPHQPPKKERQYHHRSESELVSASRSPILPVDLPSLQFKSSTWETISDRKQKASVFARISFPEAESPVYKKRKLANSSPTEFGLTNHRSHNMTSNGYQCDTPAAVLKNKCNYADGDIYELRDDDRNLKRRAWRYESSPGPAMVKGRHSTTGRREKGVIAASVSRLSVY, from the coding sequence ATGGAAGTGTTTAAAGTTTTTTACAAGTTTAAGAGTGCTAAAGATTATGATTCTCTAGCTATTGATTGGCATTATACTACTGTTTCTGATGTTAAACAAGCTGTACTTCAAAAAAAGTGTTCTGGTAAGCGTAATAAAGCTTATTATGATAGACTCATGCTCTTTAATGCCGATACTGGTGAAGAGTACCTTGATGGAGATACTTTGATTGAGAAGAATACTTCTCTTGTTATACACCGTGCACCTAGGTTTTCTTGCTTGCCTATTGTAGTCAACCCTCCTGTTCAACTAGAGGAAAGTGAGTCGGAGGAGGAGGAGGATGTTCGACCTAAGGATAGTATCTATGATGGACCATCTGTTTCATTTTGTCCTACAGAATCTGAATGGATTGAATTTTGGAATGATTTGTCACCTTCAACAGTTCTCTTACCAGCTAAGTCTGCTCGTTCTAAAAAAGCTAAGAAGGAGAGCAAAAGTAAGGATTTAACAGATACTCCTGTCTTGGACTCGCAGCAGTGTGTCAATTCTACTGATGGTTATGGGGCTAGTAGAGACTTTAGGGGAGGTGGTATGGGTGGGAGAAGTGGCAGGCGTGGGTTTGGTCAAGGAGGGTTGTTGGACAGGATAAAACCCCCGCCAGGTTATATATGTCATAGGTGCAAGGTGTCTGGGCATTTTATTCAGCATTGTCCTACTAATGGTGACCCTACTTATGATATTAAAAGAACAATGACCAGCTCAGATGGCTCATATGCATTACCAGGTGGTAGTGTTGCTGTGTTAAAACCAAATGAGGCTACTTCTCAGAAGAGCATTCAAGGGATGCCCTCAACGCATTCTGTTTCTAAGATCCCTGCAGAGCTTTATTGTCCACTGTGCAGGGCAGTTATGAAAGATGCTGTTTTAGCTAGCAAGTGCTGCTTTAAGAGTTTTTGTGACGAGTGCATAAGAGATTATATCATCTCCAAGTCTCTATGTATTTGTGGGGCAGTAAATGTTCTTCCAGCTAATCTTTTGCCTAACAAGACACTCAGGGATACCATCGTTCGATATTTAAAGTCCACTAACAGCAATGAGGCTAACGATGGAAGCAGTTTTCAACCTCAAGATATGGAGTCTTCCCTGAGTCCGCAAGCTCAGATTTCATGTTCATCTCAACCGTCAAAGGGGGTTTTACTTTCACCCAAAAGTGAAGGGAAGACAAAGGCTGAGGAGATTACAGAACCAGTTGAACCAGTAGAATCTGACAACGTTGCACATGAAACCTTGGGTATAGTCGCTGTTGGAAAAGGTGTAGAAGTCTCTAAAGCTGCGCATGCTTGTTCGTCTGCACCTTCAGGGGGGGTTTTACTCTCACCAGAAAGTGAAGGGAATACAAAGGCTGAGGAGATAACAGAACCACTTGAACCTGTAGAAGCTGAAAATGTTGCACAGGAAACTTTGGGTGAAGTGACTGTTGGAAAAGGCATAGAAGCTTCTGAAGCTGTGCGCAGGTGTACGAGGGAACCAGGATCTCAGATGTGTCCTCTAGTGTCTGATGAAGAAATGCAGCAGAAGCCAAATTCTGAGCaagtagaaaagaaaaagaaactgGCAGATATGCAGCCGAGACTTCAACAAGACTGTGGCTATATGCCAGTTGAGTCTTCTGTCTCTATTCCTTACTGGAATGGGAACCACATGCAACCTAGATTTGATGGATTTGGCCGACCTTATTGTGGGCAAATGCCCTTTATGGGATATGGTCTTGAGCCAACTTCTATTTCGCTTTGGGCCGCCTATTATCACAATCCATTTGGAGCACAAGTGCATACCATGGCTATGCCACCTCAGAGCGACCTTACCAAATTTGGGACTGTCTCCGGTGGTGGTGGTTCCCCCTCAGTTATGAGCACAGGAGAATTCAGTGCTCGGAAAACTACTACAAGGCAGAAGCGAGATCATGACAAAAGCAGAGGAAGCATGAAGGCATACAGAGATAGGGAATTCAACAGAGACATGATAAGAAATGAAGATGTTACCTCTGTTGAGTCAGATTACAAATCGTCACTGGAATGCAGTACCCATAATTCAGAACATACTCGTACTACTTACAAGAGGAAGGCAAAACAAGATGAAATCTATTCTGAAGAACACCCCCATCAACCCCCGAAGAAAGAACGTCAGTACCACCACCGGTCAGAGTCGGAGTTGGTGTCAGCCTCCAGATCACCAATCCTTCCCGTGGACCTACCGTCACTGCAATTCAAATCTTCCACCTGGGAAACTATATCTGACAGGAAGCAGAAGGCCAGTGTCTTTGCTCGCATAAGTTTCCCTGAAGCAGAGTCACCGGTTTATAAAAAAAGAAAGCTTGCAAATTCTTCTCCTACTGAATTTGGGTTGACTAATCACAGAAGCCACAATATGACATCAAATGGATATCAATGTGACACTCCAGCTGCTGTGTTAAAGAATAAATGTAACTATGCTGATGGTGACATTTATGAATTGCGTGATGATGATAGGAACTTGAAGAGGAGGGCTTGGAGATATGAGTCATCACCTGGCCCTGCAATGGTAAAGGGTAGACACTCCACTACAGGCCGGAGAGAGAAAGGGGTGATAGCAGCAAGCGTGAGTAGATTATCTGTGTATTGA